The Nodularia sp. LEGE 06071 genome has a segment encoding these proteins:
- a CDS encoding aromatic ring-hydroxylating dioxygenase subunit alpha: MLKDFWYACEFSSAITNKPKQVLMFNQRFVLYRNSQGQIVALDDKCPHRGAALSLGWIEKDCLRCPYHGWKFQADGECVEIPSNGTETPIPKKARVNHYSVKEKYGFVWLFYGDLPDAERPPLPTFPEYMVATMRPVYDDGIDNANYARLMEANLDFTHVIAVHKKSFGQRIPINTTIKYQVDKYDWGAVANVNYESLGNSKSFLNFLLGGRPELKTKLTLYLPNVTLAEISVGRGSRFDIKFGILVAHLPIDENRTRVKRVLYRNILPLPWLDGFFRKIDHKLAQEDTVVVSTLQSQSMPQISEELHVAADALDITFRQFLQKSQADFLASNQEKIKQPLDVK, translated from the coding sequence ATGTTGAAGGACTTTTGGTATGCTTGTGAATTTAGTTCGGCAATTACCAATAAGCCAAAGCAAGTTTTGATGTTCAATCAAAGATTTGTGCTTTATCGCAACTCTCAAGGACAAATAGTAGCTTTAGATGATAAATGTCCTCATCGCGGTGCGGCTTTGTCTCTTGGTTGGATTGAAAAAGATTGTCTTCGTTGTCCTTATCATGGATGGAAATTTCAAGCTGATGGTGAATGTGTGGAAATTCCTTCTAATGGGACTGAAACGCCTATTCCTAAAAAAGCTCGTGTTAATCACTACTCAGTTAAGGAAAAATATGGTTTTGTCTGGCTGTTTTATGGAGACTTACCAGATGCTGAACGTCCTCCTTTACCGACTTTTCCAGAATACATGGTCGCGACTATGCGTCCTGTGTACGATGATGGTATAGATAATGCTAACTATGCTCGTCTCATGGAAGCTAATCTTGATTTTACCCATGTGATTGCAGTTCATAAAAAATCATTTGGTCAGAGAATCCCCATCAATACAACTATTAAATATCAAGTTGATAAATATGATTGGGGTGCAGTTGCTAATGTTAACTATGAATCTTTAGGTAACTCGAAAAGTTTCTTGAACTTTTTACTGGGTGGACGACCAGAATTGAAAACCAAATTGACTTTATATCTACCTAATGTTACGCTCGCAGAAATTAGTGTCGGTCGAGGGAGCAGATTTGATATTAAGTTTGGCATTTTAGTTGCTCACCTGCCCATTGATGAAAATAGAACTCGTGTTAAACGCGTTTTATATCGCAATATTTTACCCCTACCTTGGTTAGATGGCTTCTTCCGAAAAATTGACCATAAGTTAGCCCAAGAAGACACCGTAGTAGTTTCAACTTTACAGTCTCAATCAATGCCGCAAATATCAGAGGAACTTCATGTGGCGGCGGATGCTTTAGATATTACTTTTCGCCAGTTTCTGCAAAAGTCTCAGGCTGATTTTTTGGCATCCAATCAGGAGAAAATAAAGCAACCGCTTGATGTGAAGTAA
- a CDS encoding aromatic ring-hydroxylating oxygenase subunit alpha — MLKNFWYACEFSSAVTKNPQQIAMLNQKFVLYRNSQGQVVVLKDQCSHRGAALSMGWLEDNCIRCPYHGWKFQADGKCVQIPSNDIGVPIPKKANVNSYPVQEKYGFIWLFYGDLPESERPPIPALPEFDDPNLHRSFLDFSVNTHYTRVIENALDVSHSPIVHANSFGAGFAEDSRFEMYDIQDESWGISAKSKYKNYTKPKGLFKLFFREKSTDINLKCTFYLPNITKLETSSNSIKIVNFAIHLPVDENTTISKRIHFRSFLRYSWLDGIFLKYYTKIHGEDITVSESQYPKVIPESLSTEVHVNADAFTLNYRQLRQKYLAMGWGLKANKIASDNFQKNQIQHFDTAFRN, encoded by the coding sequence ATGCTAAAAAACTTCTGGTACGCTTGTGAATTTAGTTCTGCTGTTACTAAAAATCCGCAGCAAATTGCGATGTTAAATCAAAAGTTTGTCCTCTATCGTAATTCGCAAGGACAAGTAGTTGTATTGAAAGACCAGTGTTCTCATCGCGGTGCAGCATTATCTATGGGCTGGCTAGAAGACAACTGTATTCGTTGTCCTTATCATGGATGGAAATTTCAAGCTGATGGAAAATGTGTGCAAATTCCTTCTAATGATATTGGTGTACCTATTCCGAAGAAAGCTAATGTAAACAGCTATCCAGTACAAGAAAAATATGGTTTCATCTGGCTATTTTATGGAGATTTGCCAGAATCAGAACGTCCACCAATTCCTGCGTTACCAGAGTTTGACGATCCGAATTTACATCGTTCTTTTTTAGATTTTTCAGTAAATACTCACTATACTAGAGTTATAGAAAATGCTCTAGATGTATCCCATTCACCGATAGTTCATGCTAATTCTTTTGGAGCGGGATTCGCTGAGGATTCCAGGTTTGAAATGTATGATATTCAAGATGAATCCTGGGGTATTAGTGCTAAAAGTAAATACAAAAATTACACTAAACCAAAAGGTTTATTCAAGCTATTTTTTAGAGAAAAAAGCACAGACATCAACTTAAAATGCACCTTCTACTTGCCCAATATTACTAAACTGGAAACTAGTTCTAATAGCATCAAAATTGTCAACTTTGCTATTCATCTTCCTGTTGATGAAAACACAACGATAAGTAAGCGAATCCATTTCCGCAGTTTCCTACGCTACTCTTGGTTAGATGGGATATTTTTAAAATACTATACTAAGATTCATGGCGAAGATATTACTGTTAGCGAGTCACAATATCCCAAAGTTATACCTGAGAGTTTATCAACAGAAGTTCATGTAAATGCTGATGCTTTTACCCTTAATTATCGCCAACTTCGTCAGAAATATTTAGCTATGGGCTGGGGCTTAAAGGCTAATAAAATCGCATCAGATAACTTTCAAAAAAATCAAATACAACATTTTGACACCGCATTCAGAAATTAG